A stretch of the Cyprinus carpio isolate SPL01 chromosome B4, ASM1834038v1, whole genome shotgun sequence genome encodes the following:
- the LOC109080421 gene encoding gastrula zinc finger protein XlCGF57.1-like has protein sequence MYLQSLFTCQQCGNSFTHKGSLNKHMRVHSGEKPYTCNQCGKSFSFHGNLKVHMRIHTGEKPFICKQCGKSFSQHVNLESHMRIHTGEKPFTCKQCGKSFRQPGNLIHHMRIHTGEKPFTCKQCGKSFSQLGTLNYHMRIHTGKKPFSCLTVHRQIHTMEKSFLPTVWKQFYS, from the exons ATGTATCTACAGAG CCTttttacctgccaacagtgtggaaacagtttcacTCATAAAGGAAGCCTCAACaagcacatgagagttcacagtggagagaagccttacacatgcaatcagtgtggaaagagtttcagttttcatggaaaccttaaagttcacatgaggattcacactggagagaagcctttcatctgcaaacagtgtggaaagagtttcagtcaaCATGTAAATCTTGAAtctcacatgagaattcacactggagagaagcctttcacctgcaaacagtgtggaaagagtttccgTCAACCTGGAAATCTTATTCACCAtatgagaattcatactggagagaagcctttcacctgcaaacagtgtggaaaaagtttcagtcAACTTGGAACCCTTAATTAtcatatgagaattcacactggaaagAAACCCTTCTCCTGCCTTACCGTCCACAGGCAAATTCACACTATGGAGAAATCTttcctgccaacagtgtggaaacagttttaCTCATAA